Proteins from a genomic interval of Papaver somniferum cultivar HN1 chromosome 4, ASM357369v1, whole genome shotgun sequence:
- the LOC113271725 gene encoding 5'-3' exoribonuclease 4-like isoform X1: MGIPAFYRWLFTKYPLSVVEVLEEVPGVVNGEKIPLDTSKRNPNGVEFDNLYLDMNGIIHPCFHPEGRPPPDTYDEVFKDVFRYIDRIFSLVRPRKILYMAIDGVAPRAKMNQQRARRFRSSKDAADAAAEEKLKHEYEKMLPTLEQAKTLDSNVITPGTEFMASLTSALQYYIHLRLNSDPGWRGIKVILSDASVPGEGEHKIMSYIRLQRNLPGYDPNTRHCLYGLDADLIMLGLATHEIHFAILREDVRMDQNKSKRGAEAKLKLEGKDANDNISNQCFVFLNVWVLRDYLVHDMKIPGSAVKQDIERLIDDFVFMCVFVGNDFLPHVPSLDISEGALDLLMDVYKKEFVNMGGHLTNSYEVNLKRVEHFLQMAGLNENAIFRKRSQVEKEKRQFFKDIPGVNRGGFKGTHRLPEQKKNPKAFWEFLEHSSKTVSATLGNSGAEEVPPPIITTASNGTLAVVDNSGVEEARTHITASAAPASSGISAFVDNVKLGEEGWKKRYYAEKFEADTPDEMEKFQMHAVLKYIEGICWVMHYYYQGVCSWQWFYPYHYAPFASDFHGLEQLEIHFTLGEPFKPLNQLMAVLPAASSHALPVLYRKLMTDSTSPILDFYPEDFELDMNGKRFAWQAVCKLPFIKESRLLAEIAKVEHSLTEEEKRRNRVGLDGLFFHISHPLANSVFSFCKNMKDHPKLSMAKVKRRINPGFSGGMNGYMYISAEPVQKPEICSPVEDMDIIKSNKVIAVFYKLPPRHPHIARPPEGAVIPRKIVRRKDILLSGKLWHEKSSIFGCDSESSTVKSISGNLLGELSHRLILSYYERDVKELTLSCVTEPKVQVTKQGVKRERQQSGASIPCKKMSLIKTVPEKNIMEICEGPEVRSMKYDGDVTTATVATPCEKSSKETACEKTKENSETVNRIGKRKRNGHAERLKKWKLNQKATTDLNDSLSTSKAGKRERREKDGEHLKKKTTPKLVGHVRVNNAGKRDQSEKDAEGLKKRKLKQKTIPELDGNVTTTTDAAAAATVIAPCQTGSKETACEKIKENSKSVNKAGKRKHCDKNSKRLKKRKLEDNPRT; this comes from the exons ATGGGGATACCAGCATTTTATAGATGGTTATTTACGAAATACCCATTATCAGTTGTTGAAGTTCTTGAAGAAGTACCTGGTGTTGTTAATGGTGAAAAAATTCCACTTGATACTAGTAAACGTAACCCTAATGGTGTTGAGTTTGATAACCTGTATCTTGATATGAATGGAATTATTCATCCTTGTTTCCATCCTGAAGGCAGG CCGCCTCCTGATACTTATGATGAAGTATTTAAAGATGTATTTCGATATATTGATCGAATTTTCTCGCTTGTTCGACCTCGCAAGATTCTCTATATGGCAATTG ACGGTGTTGCACCTCGAGCCAAAATGAATCAACAGAGGGCAAGGCGATTTAGGTCTTCAAAGGATGCGGCTGATGCT GCTGCTGAGGAGAAGCTGAAACACGAGTACGAAAAAATGTTGCCTACATTGGAGCAAGCTAAGACACTTGATTCAAATGTAATCACACCTGGAACAGAGTTCATGGCTTCATTGACATCTGCTCTTCAATACTATATACATCTGAGGCTTAATTCAGATCCAGGGTGGCGGGGAATCAAG GTCATTCTTTCCGATGCTAGTGTGCCGGGTGAAGGGGAACACAAGATAATGTCATACATCCGCTTGCAAAGAAACCTACCGGGATATGATCCAAACACGCGGCATTGTTTGTATGGGCTG GATGCCGACTTAATCATGCTTGGTTTGGCTACACATGAAATACATTTTGCAATTCTCAGAGAG GATGTTCGTATGGACCAGAACAAATCGAAGCGGGGAGCAGAGGCGAAGTTGAAGCTTGAAGGCAAGGACGCAAATGATAACATCTCGAATCAGTGCTTTGTG tttctcaacgtgtgggtGCTCAGGGACTACCTGGTACATGACATGAAAATACCAGGTTCAGCAGTGAAGCAAGATATAGAGCGTCTGATCGATGATTTCGTCTTCATGTGTGTGTTTGTCGGAAATGATTTTCTACCCCATGTGCCATCGTTGGATATCTCAGAG GGAGCGCTTGATCTACTAATGGATGTGTACAAAAAGGAATTTGTCAATATGGGTGGCCACCTTACCAACTCTTATGAG GTTAACTTGAAACGCGTTGAGCACTTCTTGCAAATGGCTGGGCTGAATGAAAATGCCATCTTCAGAAAACGTAGCCAG GTAGAAAAAGAAAAACGTCAATTCTTTAAGGATATTCCGGGTGTAAACCGCGGTGGCTTTAAAGGCACACATAGGCTTCCTGAGCAAAAGAAGAATCCTAAAGCTTTCTGGGAATTCCTTGAGCATAGCTCAAAGACAGTTTCTGCTACATTAGGAAAT TCTGGTGCAGAGGAGGTTCCACCCCCCATCATTACTACAGCATCTAACGGCACACTGGCGGTAGTTGACAAT TCTGGTGTAGAAGAGGCTCGGACCCACATCACTGCTTCAGCTGCTCCAGCATCTAGTGGCATAAGCGCATTTGTTGACAAT GTTAAACTGGGAGAAGAGGGCTGGAAGAAGAGATACTATGCTGAGAAATTTGAAGCTGATACTCCAGATGAGATGGAGAAGTTTCAAATGCATGCA GTACTGAAATATATTGAGGGGATCTGTTGGGTCATGCATTACTACTACCAAGGAGTTTGCTCCTGGCAATG GTTTTATCCATACCACTATGCTCCATTTGCTTCTGATTTTCATGGTTTGGAACAATTAGAGATCCACTTTACGCTCGGGGAGCCCTTCAAGCCATTGAATCAGTTGATGGCTGTTTTGCCTGCAGCAAG CTCGCATGCGCTCCCCGTGCTTTACAGAAAATTGATGACAGATTCAACATCACCTATTTTGGATTTTTACCCAGAAG ATTTTGAGCTCGATATGAATGGGAAACGCTTTGCATGGCAG GCTGTTTGTAAATTGCCATTTATAAAAGAATCTCGCCTGCTGGCGGAGATTGCAAAGGTGGAGCATTCCTTAACA gaagaagaaaagaggagAAACAGAGTGGGTTTGGATGGGCTATTTTTCCACATTTCACATCCTTTGGCGAACAGTGTTTTTTCATTTTGTAAGAATATGAAGGATCACCCAAAATTATCAATGGCCAAGGTCAAACGGAGAATCAATCCGGGTTTCAG CGGAGGGATGAATGGGTACATGTATATATCTGCTGAACCTGTTCAGAAGCCTGAAATCTGCTCGCCAGTTGAGGACATGGATATTATAAAATCAAATAAAGTCAT AGCTGTCTTTTATAAACTGCCACCTCGTCACCCTCACATCGCAAGGCCACCAGAAGGGGCGGTCATCCCTAGGAAG ATTGTGCGAAGGAAAGATATTTTGTTATCGGGAAAGTTATGGCACGAGAAGTCCAGCATCTTTGGATGTGATTCTGAAAG TTCCACAGTGAAGTCTATTTCAGGAAATCTTTTGGGAGAGTTGTCTCATAGACTCATATTGAGTTATTATGAACGGGACGTGAAAGAATTAACTCTCTCATGTGTTACTGAGCCGAAAGTTCAGGTGACCAAGCAAGGGGTGAAGAGGGAGCGTCAACAAAGTGGGGCTTCTATCCCATGTAAAAAAATGAGCTTGATAAAGACCGTCCCTGAGAAGAATATAATGGAGATCTGTGAGGGTCCAGAAGTCAGATCTATGAAATATGATGGCGATGTTACTACTGCTACAGTTGCCACCCCATGTGAAAAAAGCTCGAAAGAAACAGCTTGTGAAAAGACCAAAGAGAATAGTGAGACTGTCAACAGAATAGGGAAAAGGAAACGGAATGGACATGCTGAGCGCCTTAAAAAGTGGAAACTAAATCAGAAGGCAACCACAGATCTTAATGACAGTTTAAGTACCAGCAAAGCTGGGAAAAGGGAACGGCGTGAAAAAGATGGTGAGCACCTGAAAAAGAAGACAACCCCGAAACTTGTTGGTCATGTTAGAGTCAACAACGCAGGGAAAAGGGATCAGAGTGAAAAAGATGCCGAGGGCCTGAAAAAGAGGAAACTCAAGCAGAAGACAATCCCAGAACTTGATGGTAATGTTACTACGACtactgatgctgctgctgctgcaacagtTATCGCCCCATGTCAAACAGGTTCGAAAGAAACCGCCTGTGAAAAGATCAAAGAGAACAGTAAGAGCGTCAATAAAGCAGGGAAAAGGaaacattgtgataaaaattccaAGCGCCTGAAAAAGCGGAAACTAGAAGACAACCCCAGAACTTGA
- the LOC113271725 gene encoding 5'-3' exoribonuclease 4-like isoform X2: MELFILVSILKPPPDTYDEVFKDVFRYIDRIFSLVRPRKILYMAIDGVAPRAKMNQQRARRFRSSKDAADAAAEEKLKHEYEKMLPTLEQAKTLDSNVITPGTEFMASLTSALQYYIHLRLNSDPGWRGIKVILSDASVPGEGEHKIMSYIRLQRNLPGYDPNTRHCLYGLDADLIMLGLATHEIHFAILREDVRMDQNKSKRGAEAKLKLEGKDANDNISNQCFVFLNVWVLRDYLVHDMKIPGSAVKQDIERLIDDFVFMCVFVGNDFLPHVPSLDISEGALDLLMDVYKKEFVNMGGHLTNSYEVNLKRVEHFLQMAGLNENAIFRKRSQVEKEKRQFFKDIPGVNRGGFKGTHRLPEQKKNPKAFWEFLEHSSKTVSATLGNSGAEEVPPPIITTASNGTLAVVDNSGVEEARTHITASAAPASSGISAFVDNVKLGEEGWKKRYYAEKFEADTPDEMEKFQMHAVLKYIEGICWVMHYYYQGVCSWQWFYPYHYAPFASDFHGLEQLEIHFTLGEPFKPLNQLMAVLPAASSHALPVLYRKLMTDSTSPILDFYPEDFELDMNGKRFAWQAVCKLPFIKESRLLAEIAKVEHSLTEEEKRRNRVGLDGLFFHISHPLANSVFSFCKNMKDHPKLSMAKVKRRINPGFSGGMNGYMYISAEPVQKPEICSPVEDMDIIKSNKVIAVFYKLPPRHPHIARPPEGAVIPRKIVRRKDILLSGKLWHEKSSIFGCDSESSTVKSISGNLLGELSHRLILSYYERDVKELTLSCVTEPKVQVTKQGVKRERQQSGASIPCKKMSLIKTVPEKNIMEICEGPEVRSMKYDGDVTTATVATPCEKSSKETACEKTKENSETVNRIGKRKRNGHAERLKKWKLNQKATTDLNDSLSTSKAGKRERREKDGEHLKKKTTPKLVGHVRVNNAGKRDQSEKDAEGLKKRKLKQKTIPELDGNVTTTTDAAAAATVIAPCQTGSKETACEKIKENSKSVNKAGKRKHCDKNSKRLKKRKLEDNPRT; the protein is encoded by the exons ATGGAATTATTCATCCTTGTTTCCATCCTGAAG CCGCCTCCTGATACTTATGATGAAGTATTTAAAGATGTATTTCGATATATTGATCGAATTTTCTCGCTTGTTCGACCTCGCAAGATTCTCTATATGGCAATTG ACGGTGTTGCACCTCGAGCCAAAATGAATCAACAGAGGGCAAGGCGATTTAGGTCTTCAAAGGATGCGGCTGATGCT GCTGCTGAGGAGAAGCTGAAACACGAGTACGAAAAAATGTTGCCTACATTGGAGCAAGCTAAGACACTTGATTCAAATGTAATCACACCTGGAACAGAGTTCATGGCTTCATTGACATCTGCTCTTCAATACTATATACATCTGAGGCTTAATTCAGATCCAGGGTGGCGGGGAATCAAG GTCATTCTTTCCGATGCTAGTGTGCCGGGTGAAGGGGAACACAAGATAATGTCATACATCCGCTTGCAAAGAAACCTACCGGGATATGATCCAAACACGCGGCATTGTTTGTATGGGCTG GATGCCGACTTAATCATGCTTGGTTTGGCTACACATGAAATACATTTTGCAATTCTCAGAGAG GATGTTCGTATGGACCAGAACAAATCGAAGCGGGGAGCAGAGGCGAAGTTGAAGCTTGAAGGCAAGGACGCAAATGATAACATCTCGAATCAGTGCTTTGTG tttctcaacgtgtgggtGCTCAGGGACTACCTGGTACATGACATGAAAATACCAGGTTCAGCAGTGAAGCAAGATATAGAGCGTCTGATCGATGATTTCGTCTTCATGTGTGTGTTTGTCGGAAATGATTTTCTACCCCATGTGCCATCGTTGGATATCTCAGAG GGAGCGCTTGATCTACTAATGGATGTGTACAAAAAGGAATTTGTCAATATGGGTGGCCACCTTACCAACTCTTATGAG GTTAACTTGAAACGCGTTGAGCACTTCTTGCAAATGGCTGGGCTGAATGAAAATGCCATCTTCAGAAAACGTAGCCAG GTAGAAAAAGAAAAACGTCAATTCTTTAAGGATATTCCGGGTGTAAACCGCGGTGGCTTTAAAGGCACACATAGGCTTCCTGAGCAAAAGAAGAATCCTAAAGCTTTCTGGGAATTCCTTGAGCATAGCTCAAAGACAGTTTCTGCTACATTAGGAAAT TCTGGTGCAGAGGAGGTTCCACCCCCCATCATTACTACAGCATCTAACGGCACACTGGCGGTAGTTGACAAT TCTGGTGTAGAAGAGGCTCGGACCCACATCACTGCTTCAGCTGCTCCAGCATCTAGTGGCATAAGCGCATTTGTTGACAAT GTTAAACTGGGAGAAGAGGGCTGGAAGAAGAGATACTATGCTGAGAAATTTGAAGCTGATACTCCAGATGAGATGGAGAAGTTTCAAATGCATGCA GTACTGAAATATATTGAGGGGATCTGTTGGGTCATGCATTACTACTACCAAGGAGTTTGCTCCTGGCAATG GTTTTATCCATACCACTATGCTCCATTTGCTTCTGATTTTCATGGTTTGGAACAATTAGAGATCCACTTTACGCTCGGGGAGCCCTTCAAGCCATTGAATCAGTTGATGGCTGTTTTGCCTGCAGCAAG CTCGCATGCGCTCCCCGTGCTTTACAGAAAATTGATGACAGATTCAACATCACCTATTTTGGATTTTTACCCAGAAG ATTTTGAGCTCGATATGAATGGGAAACGCTTTGCATGGCAG GCTGTTTGTAAATTGCCATTTATAAAAGAATCTCGCCTGCTGGCGGAGATTGCAAAGGTGGAGCATTCCTTAACA gaagaagaaaagaggagAAACAGAGTGGGTTTGGATGGGCTATTTTTCCACATTTCACATCCTTTGGCGAACAGTGTTTTTTCATTTTGTAAGAATATGAAGGATCACCCAAAATTATCAATGGCCAAGGTCAAACGGAGAATCAATCCGGGTTTCAG CGGAGGGATGAATGGGTACATGTATATATCTGCTGAACCTGTTCAGAAGCCTGAAATCTGCTCGCCAGTTGAGGACATGGATATTATAAAATCAAATAAAGTCAT AGCTGTCTTTTATAAACTGCCACCTCGTCACCCTCACATCGCAAGGCCACCAGAAGGGGCGGTCATCCCTAGGAAG ATTGTGCGAAGGAAAGATATTTTGTTATCGGGAAAGTTATGGCACGAGAAGTCCAGCATCTTTGGATGTGATTCTGAAAG TTCCACAGTGAAGTCTATTTCAGGAAATCTTTTGGGAGAGTTGTCTCATAGACTCATATTGAGTTATTATGAACGGGACGTGAAAGAATTAACTCTCTCATGTGTTACTGAGCCGAAAGTTCAGGTGACCAAGCAAGGGGTGAAGAGGGAGCGTCAACAAAGTGGGGCTTCTATCCCATGTAAAAAAATGAGCTTGATAAAGACCGTCCCTGAGAAGAATATAATGGAGATCTGTGAGGGTCCAGAAGTCAGATCTATGAAATATGATGGCGATGTTACTACTGCTACAGTTGCCACCCCATGTGAAAAAAGCTCGAAAGAAACAGCTTGTGAAAAGACCAAAGAGAATAGTGAGACTGTCAACAGAATAGGGAAAAGGAAACGGAATGGACATGCTGAGCGCCTTAAAAAGTGGAAACTAAATCAGAAGGCAACCACAGATCTTAATGACAGTTTAAGTACCAGCAAAGCTGGGAAAAGGGAACGGCGTGAAAAAGATGGTGAGCACCTGAAAAAGAAGACAACCCCGAAACTTGTTGGTCATGTTAGAGTCAACAACGCAGGGAAAAGGGATCAGAGTGAAAAAGATGCCGAGGGCCTGAAAAAGAGGAAACTCAAGCAGAAGACAATCCCAGAACTTGATGGTAATGTTACTACGACtactgatgctgctgctgctgcaacagtTATCGCCCCATGTCAAACAGGTTCGAAAGAAACCGCCTGTGAAAAGATCAAAGAGAACAGTAAGAGCGTCAATAAAGCAGGGAAAAGGaaacattgtgataaaaattccaAGCGCCTGAAAAAGCGGAAACTAGAAGACAACCCCAGAACTTGA